From the genome of Agrobacterium tumefaciens:
AGGAGGAGGCTGTGATGAAAACAACAATAAGCAAGTGCGGATTCTCCGCTTTCGTACTGTGTCTTGCGGTGATCGCGCCAAACGCTGTCCACGCCGCAGGCGGCACGAAGACGCCGAAACCGCTGCGGACCAGCGAAGTCGTTGGCATGTACTTCGACAAGACCTGGAAATGGGACAGCGGTGGTGGCCGCTTCATTGCCGATGGCCGAAAGTTCATCGCCGCAACGCAAGAAAAAGGCCAGAAATCTATCGGCCAGGGCAGATGGACCGTTGATTCAAAAGGTACGCTCTGCATGCGCGCCACCTGGAAAAGCGGTGCTGGCAAGGGCAAGGCCGATACATGTTTCGACCATGGTCGCATCGGCAAGGTGATCTATCAACGCAAACAGGGAGGCCCGTGGTATGTGTTCCGTCACGACCCTCCGCGCCCCACTGACGAATATTCGAAACTCGTTCGAAGGGACGACGTTACCGCGCAGGTTGCCGCCTATGGTCAGGCGATGACCGCGACGAAGTAGGGAGAAGTGTCATGCAAATAACAAGAAGAAAACTTCTGTTCGCAGGTGGCGCTGCTGCAGCATTCACAGCCGGCATGTATCCCGTACTCAAGCTGGATGCTCAGGGCGTTGCGCCAATGACGGCAACAGGTATGAACACAATTGCCGACAAACGGCCGGTTCTGCGCCCAGACCAGATACGCTTCGGGGCCTATGATCCGCACGGTGACTTCACCAACCAGACCGGTGTTGTGACCGAGGCGCTGTTCCTGCCATGGGAAGACGTAGACCTCGACAGCCTGAAGCTCGCCGATGCCTATGCTATGGAGCGAAAGCGCAACGTGCTGATCACGGTTGAACCATGGTCCTGGGACGTCAACTGGCGACTGAGCTCCGACGAGTTGCGGCGCAAGGTGCTCAGGGGTGACTACGATCAGAACATGCAGGCGATCGCGGCGCGCATGGCCGAAATGAAGAGCCCGCTTGTTCTTCGGTGGGGACAGGAAATGGAGGATACGTCTGGACGGTTCTCTTGGTCAGGCTGGAATCCGCAAGACTACATCACCGCATACCGACGTATGGTCGACATCGCCCGCAAGGCGGTGCCGGGCGTCAGGGCCATGTGGTCGCCGAAAGGGATGGAGGGCTTGCGGGCCTATTACCCTGGAGACAACTACACCGATCTGGTTGGCCTGTCTGTGTTTGGTCTCGAGGGTTACGACAAGATCGAGTATGGCGGACCACAGAAGTTTGCCGATCTTCTTCGCAAGGGTTACGGGCTTGTCGAAACCTTCAATAAGTCGATCTGGGTCGCCGAGTTGGGCTATGAGGGTAGCGACCTCTACGTTCGCCCGTGGATGAATGACGTAACGTTGAAGCAGGCCGATTTTCCGAAACTTGAGCAGGTCGTCTACTTCAATGACAAGGAAGTGCATCCGTGGCCGCACAATCTCGGCAGGCCGGAATGGCGTGTGGTT
Proteins encoded in this window:
- a CDS encoding DUF995 domain-containing protein, which produces MKTTISKCGFSAFVLCLAVIAPNAVHAAGGTKTPKPLRTSEVVGMYFDKTWKWDSGGGRFIADGRKFIAATQEKGQKSIGQGRWTVDSKGTLCMRATWKSGAGKGKADTCFDHGRIGKVIYQRKQGGPWYVFRHDPPRPTDEYSKLVRRDDVTAQVAAYGQAMTATK
- a CDS encoding glycosyl hydrolase family 5, encoding MQITRRKLLFAGGAAAAFTAGMYPVLKLDAQGVAPMTATGMNTIADKRPVLRPDQIRFGAYDPHGDFTNQTGVVTEALFLPWEDVDLDSLKLADAYAMERKRNVLITVEPWSWDVNWRLSSDELRRKVLRGDYDQNMQAIAARMAEMKSPLVLRWGQEMEDTSGRFSWSGWNPQDYITAYRRMVDIARKAVPGVRAMWSPKGMEGLRAYYPGDNYTDLVGLSVFGLEGYDKIEYGGPQKFADLLRKGYGLVETFNKSIWVAELGYEGSDLYVRPWMNDVTLKQADFPKLEQVVYFNDKEVHPWPHNLGRPEWRVVRPPRVN